The Caldisericia bacterium nucleotide sequence TGGGGTTCAAGTCCGGGTCTTTCCTTCATCTATGTTCACGCAAATAGAGTTATAAACAAGTATGGTATAAATGCATTTTTTATAGCAGGTCCAGGACATGGAGCTCCCGGTGTAATTGCACCTGTATATCTTGAAGGAACTTTAAGTGAGTACTATTCACAATTTACCGAGGATGAAGAAGGAATGAGGAATCTCTTTAAGTCCTTCTCATTTCCAGGTGGATTTGGAAGTCACTGCACACCTGAAATTCCCGGATCAATTCAAGAGGGGGGAGAGCTTGGGTATGCCTTATCACACGCCTTTGGTGCAGTTTTTGATAATAAAGATTTGATTGCCATAACTGTTGTTGGAGATGGAGAGGCTGAAACAGGTCCTCTTGCTACATCATGGCACTCAAACAAGTTTTTAAATCCTATTAGAGATGGTGCAGTTTTACCAGTTCTACATCTAAATGGATACAAGATAAACAATCCAACGGTTCTTTCAAGAATTGATAACGATGAGCTTATCTCTCTTTTTACAGGTTATGGTTATGATGTAAAAGTTGTTGAGGGAGAGGAACCGATGGAAGTTCATGAAGAGATGATGAAAGCTATGGATTATTCCATAGAGAAAATCCTTTCTATATGGGAAAAATCAAGAAAGAGTGGAAAGGCGGAAAGACCACACTGGCCCATGATAATTCTAAGAACACCAAAGGGATGGACTGCACCAAGAAAGATAAACAAGCATTTCATTGAGGGATACTGGAGAGCACATCAGGTTCCTCTTAAAGATGCAAAGGAGAACCCAGAGAGTTTAAAGATACTTGAAGAGTGGCTTAGAAGTTATGAACCAGAGAAATTGTTTGATAAGAATGGGAGGCTCAGAGAGGATCTTAAAGCTCTTGCTCCAAAGGGAGAGAGGAGGATGAGTAAAAATCCTCATACAAATTCTGGTCTTGTAAGAAGGGATTTAAAGCTTCCACATCCAAAGGATTTCTCTGTTGATGTTAGAGAAAGGGTAAAAACACAGGTTGAAAACACAAGACCTCTGGGAAGATTCTTGAGGGAGGTTATAAATTTAAATCCAAATAACTTTAGAGTTTTTGGACCAGACGAAACAAAATCCAATAGGCTTGATGATACCTTTGTAAAAGGGAAGGTATGGATGGCAAAGACCTTACCAGAAGATGAAGATGAGGGATTTCTTTCCCCCTTTGGCCGTGTTATGGAGTATCTCTCTGAACACACCGTTGAGGGATGGCTTGAAGGATATCTTCTCACAGGAAGGCATGGAATATTAAATACCTATGAGGGATTCTCACCTATAATTTCATCAATGGTCAGTCAGTTTGGAAAATGGGTTGACATATCCACTGATGTTCACTGGAGAACTCCAATCTCCTCTTTAAATTTACTTTTAACATCTGTTGTATGGAGGCAGGATCACAATGGTTTTACCCATCAAGACCCTGGATTTATAAATTCAATTGTGGATAAATGGCCCAATGTTGTTAGAGTTTACTTTCCTCCAGATGCGAATACACTTCTTTGGACTATATGGCACTCTCTTCAAACAACAGATAGGATAAACATAATTGTTATAGATAAGCAGTATCATCCTCAATATCTCTCCATTGATGAAGCCTTTAAACATGCAACCAAGGGTATAGGAGTATGGGGATTTGCAAGCACCTATCCAGAGGAAGAACCAGATGTAGTAATTGCAAGTTGCGGAGATATTCCAACAAAGGAAGCTATAGCAGCAGTGGGTATCTTAAAGAGAGAATTTAAAGATTTAAAAATTAGATTTGTGAATGTTCTTAATCTGTTCACACTAACCCCAAATTCAGAACATCCAGATGGATTGAGTGATAGAGAATTTGATTCCTACTTCACAAGGAATAAACCAATCATATTCAATTTCCATGGTTATCCATGGCTTATTCACAGACTAACATACAGAAGGACAAACCATGAGAATCTTCATGTAAGGGGATACAGAGAGAACAGGAAGATTGGAATTGACTCAAGTTATCTTACAACATTCCTTAAGGGAAGAGGTGGAATAACAACTCCCATGCAACTTGCCATAATGAATCAGATTGATAGATTCAGTATAGCTATGGATGTTATAGAGAGGGTTGAAAAGTTAAAGGAGAGGGGTGCATACTTTAAAGATAAACTCAAAAATATGCAGATAGATGCCCTTCAATATGCATACGAGAATGGAGTGGATAAGAGAGAGTTAATAGATTTTTCTAACTGGGATTGAATATGAATATCTCCTGAAAGTTTCCTATCCAGATAACCTTCATACCAAGTGATTCAGACACAAATCTGAGAGGAACAAAAGTTCTGTCATCCTTGATAAAAGGTGTAATGTCCTGATTATCTGGATCTATAGGCACTGAATTTCCATTCACATAAGCGTAATTCTTCCCTATCCACATCTCTATCCTTTTACCATTCAAGATTATCGTTACCTTTCTCTCTTTACCATCCCATAGAACAGTCCCACCAAGACTTTCAGAAACAAACCTAATGGGAACAAAGGTTCTTCCAGATATGATAAATGGTGAAGTATCCATGGTAGTTTTCTCGCCGCCTTTCCAGATATCCCTTTCTCCTATTTTTAATCTCAACGCATCCAGTCTTTCAATGTCAATTATGATTTCTGTTTTAGAGACTTCAATGTTCAGTGGTTTAAGAAGGGTGGTTATATAAATTTCGTTCTCTCCTTCTT carries:
- a CDS encoding phosphoketolase family protein, yielding MIEKINDYWKTCCYLAAGMIYLKDNPLLKEPLKKEHIKNRLLGHWGSSPGLSFIYVHANRVINKYGINAFFIAGPGHGAPGVIAPVYLEGTLSEYYSQFTEDEEGMRNLFKSFSFPGGFGSHCTPEIPGSIQEGGELGYALSHAFGAVFDNKDLIAITVVGDGEAETGPLATSWHSNKFLNPIRDGAVLPVLHLNGYKINNPTVLSRIDNDELISLFTGYGYDVKVVEGEEPMEVHEEMMKAMDYSIEKILSIWEKSRKSGKAERPHWPMIILRTPKGWTAPRKINKHFIEGYWRAHQVPLKDAKENPESLKILEEWLRSYEPEKLFDKNGRLREDLKALAPKGERRMSKNPHTNSGLVRRDLKLPHPKDFSVDVRERVKTQVENTRPLGRFLREVINLNPNNFRVFGPDETKSNRLDDTFVKGKVWMAKTLPEDEDEGFLSPFGRVMEYLSEHTVEGWLEGYLLTGRHGILNTYEGFSPIISSMVSQFGKWVDISTDVHWRTPISSLNLLLTSVVWRQDHNGFTHQDPGFINSIVDKWPNVVRVYFPPDANTLLWTIWHSLQTTDRINIIVIDKQYHPQYLSIDEAFKHATKGIGVWGFASTYPEEEPDVVIASCGDIPTKEAIAAVGILKREFKDLKIRFVNVLNLFTLTPNSEHPDGLSDREFDSYFTRNKPIIFNFHGYPWLIHRLTYRRTNHENLHVRGYRENRKIGIDSSYLTTFLKGRGGITTPMQLAIMNQIDRFSIAMDVIERVEKLKERGAYFKDKLKNMQIDALQYAYENGVDKRELIDFSNWD
- a CDS encoding copper amine oxidase N-terminal domain-containing protein is translated as MRLKIGERDIWKGGEKTTMDTSPFIISGRTFVPIRFVSESLGGTVLWDGKERKVTIILNGKRIEMWIGKNYAYVNGNSVPIDPDNQDITPFIKDDRTFVPLRFVSESLGMKVIWIGNFQEIFIFNPS